The following coding sequences lie in one Methylosinus sp. PW1 genomic window:
- the yidD gene encoding membrane protein insertion efficiency factor YidD: protein MIGSLPARAARALILVYRLSLSAFIGRECRYLPSCSEYADEAIRRHGLWAGGWMGFGRLCRCRPGGGEGYDPVPLAAPAAAHSLAPWRYAAWSRPPICEAVESRDRAREDQDRAISSRARP, encoded by the coding sequence ATGATCGGATCGCTTCCCGCGCGGGCCGCTCGCGCGCTCATCCTAGTCTATCGGCTCAGCCTCTCGGCCTTCATCGGGCGCGAGTGCCGCTATTTGCCGAGCTGTTCCGAATATGCGGATGAGGCGATCCGTCGCCATGGCCTGTGGGCCGGCGGCTGGATGGGCTTTGGGCGTCTGTGCCGCTGCCGGCCGGGCGGCGGCGAAGGCTATGATCCGGTTCCGCTGGCGGCGCCGGCGGCTGCGCATTCGCTCGCGCCCTGGCGCTATGCGGCGTGGAGCCGCCCGCCCATCTGCGAGGCCGTCGAGAGCCGAGATCGCGCGCGGGAAGATCAGGACCGCGCCATCAGCTCCAGGGCGAGGCCGTAG
- the cas2 gene encoding CRISPR-associated endonuclease Cas2 has product MMVLVSYDVETVTAAGRRRLRRIAKACRDVGQRVQFSVFECEVDPAQWAMLRARLIGEIDPDKDSLRFYFLGSNWRRRVEHVGAKPAVDFDAPMII; this is encoded by the coding sequence ATGATGGTGCTCGTCAGCTACGATGTCGAAACGGTGACGGCGGCGGGCCGCAGGCGGCTGAGGCGAATCGCCAAAGCCTGCCGAGATGTCGGCCAACGTGTGCAGTTCTCTGTCTTCGAATGCGAGGTCGATCCGGCGCAATGGGCGATGCTGCGGGCTCGTTTGATCGGCGAGATCGATCCGGACAAGGATAGTCTTCGCTTCTATTTTCTCGGCAGCAACTGGCGCCGCCGCGTGGAGCATGTCGGAGCCAAGCCGGCTGTCGATTTCGACGCGCCGATGATCATATGA
- the cas1c gene encoding type I-C CRISPR-associated endonuclease Cas1c, producing MVDRRYLNTLYVSTEGAYVHKDGENVVVEVEGVERLRVPMHKLGAIAPFGRVTISVGLTAAAMEAGIAITHLTEHGRFLARVEGPVSGNVLLRRDQFRAHESAAASATFAAAIIIAKASNQRAVLQRGLRDHGDSLDETARSALQSAIDHLADASRRCLKPQTLDEARGVEGEAARAYFGVFDHLIRAKDPGLRFGARSRRPPLDAVNALLSFLYTLLVHDCRSALERVGLDPAVGFLHRLRPGRPSLALDLMEELRPHLADRLALTLINRGEIGVKDFRRFENGAVLLGDDARKQVLTAFQERKREDIEHPFLKEKLAIGLLPHIQAQLLAKAVRGDLDGYPPMIWK from the coding sequence ATGGTCGACCGCCGCTACCTCAACACGCTTTATGTCTCCACCGAAGGCGCCTATGTGCACAAGGACGGAGAGAACGTCGTGGTGGAAGTGGAGGGCGTGGAGCGTCTGCGTGTGCCGATGCACAAGCTCGGCGCCATTGCGCCATTCGGCCGTGTCACCATTTCCGTCGGCTTGACGGCGGCGGCGATGGAGGCGGGAATCGCCATCACGCATTTGACCGAGCATGGCCGCTTTCTCGCCCGCGTCGAAGGGCCGGTCTCCGGCAATGTGTTGTTGCGGCGCGATCAGTTCCGCGCGCATGAGAGCGCGGCGGCGAGCGCGACTTTCGCTGCGGCGATCATCATCGCCAAAGCGTCCAATCAGCGCGCCGTGCTGCAACGGGGGTTGCGCGATCATGGCGACAGCTTGGACGAGACGGCTAGAAGCGCTCTCCAATCTGCGATCGATCATCTGGCCGACGCGTCCCGTCGTTGCCTGAAGCCGCAAACGCTCGACGAGGCGCGCGGCGTGGAGGGCGAAGCCGCGCGCGCCTACTTCGGAGTATTCGATCATCTGATCCGCGCCAAGGATCCGGGTCTACGATTTGGCGCACGCTCGCGCCGTCCGCCGCTCGATGCGGTCAATGCGCTCCTCTCCTTTCTCTACACCTTGCTGGTTCACGATTGCCGATCGGCGCTCGAACGCGTCGGCCTCGATCCGGCTGTCGGTTTTCTGCACCGTCTGCGTCCTGGACGCCCGAGCCTGGCGCTGGATCTGATGGAGGAGCTGCGCCCCCATCTGGCTGATCGGCTGGCGTTGACCCTGATCAATCGCGGCGAGATCGGCGTCAAGGATTTCCGTCGATTCGAAAACGGCGCCGTGCTCCTCGGCGACGACGCCCGCAAGCAAGTGCTGACGGCGTTTCAGGAGCGCAAGCGCGAGGACATCGAGCATCCTTTTCTGAAGGAGAAGCTCGCCATCGGCCTGCTGCCGCACATTCAGGCGCAGCTGCTGGCCAAGGCTGTGCGCGGCGATCTCGACGGTTATCCGCCGATGATCTGGAAATAG
- the cas4 gene encoding CRISPR-associated protein Cas4: MDEADLIPLSALQHMLYCPRQCALIHVEQVWSENRFTAEGRILHDKADQPGASRRRGVRTATAMPIRSIALGVSGVADVVELHERDGRIHPFPVEYKRGSPKAHRADEVQLCAQGAALEEMFGVEVPQGALFYGETRRRVAVAFDADLRRLTAQTAAAARAMILSGSVPHAAYEAKHCRACSLLETCAPRATADGGQVARWIAHMIEG, translated from the coding sequence ATGGACGAGGCCGATCTGATCCCCCTCTCGGCGCTCCAGCACATGCTCTATTGCCCGCGCCAATGCGCGCTGATTCACGTCGAGCAGGTCTGGAGCGAGAACCGCTTCACCGCCGAAGGGCGCATCCTGCATGACAAGGCCGATCAGCCGGGCGCATCGCGCCGGCGCGGCGTGCGCACAGCCACCGCCATGCCGATCCGCTCGATCGCGCTCGGTGTGTCTGGCGTCGCCGATGTCGTGGAACTGCATGAACGGGACGGACGCATCCATCCCTTCCCGGTCGAATACAAGCGTGGGTCGCCGAAGGCGCATCGCGCGGACGAAGTTCAGCTATGCGCCCAGGGCGCCGCGCTGGAGGAAATGTTCGGCGTCGAGGTTCCGCAAGGCGCGCTCTTCTATGGCGAGACGCGGCGCCGTGTCGCGGTCGCCTTCGATGCCGATTTGCGCCGATTGACCGCGCAAACCGCGGCCGCTGCACGAGCGATGATCCTTTCCGGCTCGGTTCCTCACGCCGCCTATGAGGCCAAACATTGCCGGGCCTGCTCGCTGCTGGAGACATGCGCGCCACGAGCGACGGCGGACGGCGGTCAGGTGGCGCGGTGGATCGCACACATGATCGAGGGGTGA
- the cas7c gene encoding type I-C CRISPR-associated protein Cas7/Csd2 produces MSAITHRYDFVYLFDVANGNPNGDPDAGNLPRLDPETGLGLVTDVCLKRKVRNFVSLVRGDEPGYRIYMAERAVLNLQHREAYAATGLTSEPKKLPKKEEEAGALTKWMCDQFFDIRTFGAVMSTEVNVGQVRGPIQLTFGRSLDPIVPLEVSITRSSVTNEKDALSNDRTMGRKHIVPYGLYRAHGFISARLANDARKGTGFSEEDLSLFWRALGEMFDHDRSAARGEMTARRLIVFEHESDLGNAPASKLFERVKVLRAPGSDGPPRSFSDYLVTLDEAPLPAGVKALDLI; encoded by the coding sequence ATGTCCGCCATTACTCATCGCTATGATTTCGTCTATCTCTTCGATGTCGCCAACGGCAATCCCAACGGCGATCCTGACGCCGGCAATCTGCCTCGTCTCGATCCAGAAACCGGCCTCGGCCTCGTCACCGACGTCTGCCTGAAGCGCAAGGTGCGCAACTTCGTCTCCCTCGTTCGCGGCGACGAGCCCGGCTACCGCATCTACATGGCCGAACGCGCTGTGCTGAATTTGCAACATCGTGAGGCATATGCGGCGACGGGACTGACGTCGGAGCCCAAGAAGCTGCCGAAGAAAGAAGAAGAGGCGGGAGCGCTCACCAAATGGATGTGCGATCAATTCTTCGACATCCGCACTTTTGGCGCGGTGATGTCGACGGAAGTCAACGTCGGCCAAGTGCGTGGACCGATCCAACTCACCTTCGGCCGCTCGCTCGATCCGATCGTCCCCTTAGAGGTGTCGATCACGCGATCTTCGGTGACGAATGAGAAGGATGCGCTCTCCAACGACCGCACCATGGGCCGCAAGCACATCGTCCCCTACGGCCTCTATCGCGCCCACGGCTTCATCTCCGCCCGCTTGGCCAATGACGCGAGGAAGGGCACCGGATTTTCCGAGGAGGATCTCTCCCTGTTCTGGCGGGCTCTCGGCGAGATGTTCGATCACGACCGCTCGGCGGCGCGCGGCGAGATGACCGCCCGCCGCCTCATCGTCTTCGAGCATGAGAGCGATCTCGGCAACGCCCCGGCCTCCAAGCTGTTCGAGCGTGTGAAGGTGCTCCGCGCGCCCGGCTCGGACGGTCCGCCGCGCAGTTTCTCCGACTATCTCGTGACTTTGGACGAGGCGCCGCTGCCGGCCGGCGTCAAGGCGCTGGATCTCATCTAA
- the cas8c gene encoding type I-C CRISPR-associated protein Cas8c/Csd1 has translation MSMLAALVRRYERMAAKGEAPVPGYSSEKIAYGVTLAADGSVVDAVPLGELVKGKLVPESMIVPQPVKRTVGIAANLLWDKTSYVFGATDPAKESKRAAKKGLRPGAEEFGAFRQRQHEAIGETEDVGLKAFLAFLDGWDPQRYDELPHASDMLDANVVFRLDGDDWLHNRPAARKIVAGSAGAGGAAGLCLVTGQDAPVARLHPSIKGVRGAQSSGAAIVSFNQSAFTSFGKEQGENAPVSEYAAFAYTTALNGLLAERRNRVQIGDATVVFWAEPEGEEEPYDAENVFAEIFGVSAETGAPESAPAPDAETQERDLLQKLAMIAEGRAVPGASVSPATKFYVLGLSPNAARISVRFWLDTTIRQLAQRLTRHFEDLRLEPPPWKTPPSFWRLLVELAAQRKSENIPSHLAGEFARAVLTGGHYPLSLLTLVLCRLRADHDVNGHRAALIKATLSRFNKEVPVSLSRDEPDSAYRLGRLFAVLEVVQRAGVGDVNAGIRDRYVGAASATPSRVFPILLRGAQDHLSAAKKKGKKGWAISLEKEISEIMGGLGAAKPFPPSLDLDGQGRFFVGFYHQQAELFTKRTPEIEAVDDTEE, from the coding sequence ATGAGCATGCTCGCGGCCCTGGTCCGGCGCTACGAGCGCATGGCGGCGAAGGGCGAGGCGCCCGTGCCGGGGTATTCCTCGGAGAAGATCGCCTATGGCGTGACATTGGCGGCCGATGGCTCGGTCGTCGACGCGGTCCCGCTCGGCGAGCTGGTGAAGGGCAAGCTCGTTCCCGAGAGCATGATCGTGCCGCAGCCGGTCAAGCGCACGGTCGGCATCGCGGCGAATCTATTATGGGACAAGACGTCCTATGTGTTCGGCGCCACCGATCCGGCCAAGGAGTCGAAGCGTGCGGCGAAGAAGGGATTGAGGCCCGGCGCCGAGGAGTTCGGCGCCTTCCGACAGCGCCAGCATGAGGCGATCGGCGAAACGGAAGACGTCGGCCTGAAGGCGTTTCTGGCGTTTCTCGACGGCTGGGATCCCCAACGCTACGATGAGTTGCCACATGCGTCGGACATGCTGGACGCCAATGTCGTCTTCCGGCTCGACGGCGACGACTGGCTTCACAATCGACCCGCGGCGCGAAAAATCGTCGCGGGCTCGGCCGGCGCCGGAGGCGCCGCCGGGCTTTGCCTTGTGACCGGGCAGGATGCGCCGGTCGCGCGGCTGCATCCCTCCATCAAGGGCGTGCGCGGAGCCCAGTCGTCGGGCGCGGCGATCGTATCCTTCAATCAATCCGCCTTCACCTCCTTCGGCAAGGAGCAGGGCGAGAACGCCCCCGTCTCCGAATATGCCGCCTTCGCTTACACCACCGCGCTCAACGGGCTTTTGGCGGAACGCCGCAACCGCGTGCAGATCGGCGATGCGACGGTGGTGTTCTGGGCCGAACCGGAAGGCGAGGAGGAGCCCTATGACGCGGAAAACGTCTTCGCTGAGATTTTCGGCGTTTCCGCCGAAACGGGCGCCCCCGAGTCCGCGCCCGCTCCAGACGCCGAGACGCAGGAGCGCGACCTCCTCCAAAAGCTGGCGATGATCGCCGAGGGCCGGGCGGTCCCCGGCGCCTCCGTCAGTCCAGCGACGAAATTCTACGTCCTCGGCCTCTCTCCCAACGCCGCGCGCATCTCAGTGCGCTTCTGGCTGGACACGACGATCCGGCAATTGGCGCAAAGACTGACGCGGCATTTCGAGGATCTGCGGCTGGAGCCGCCGCCATGGAAGACGCCGCCGAGTTTTTGGCGTCTGCTCGTCGAGCTCGCCGCACAACGCAAATCCGAGAACATTCCCTCCCATCTCGCCGGCGAATTCGCTCGCGCGGTTCTGACTGGCGGCCACTATCCGCTGTCACTGCTGACCCTGGTTCTCTGCCGGCTTCGCGCCGATCACGATGTCAACGGCCACCGCGCGGCGCTCATCAAGGCCACCCTTTCTCGTTTCAACAAGGAGGTTCCCGTGTCGCTTTCGCGAGACGAACCCGATTCCGCCTATCGCCTGGGGCGACTCTTCGCCGTGCTCGAGGTCGTGCAGCGCGCCGGAGTCGGCGATGTGAACGCCGGTATTCGCGATCGATACGTCGGCGCGGCGTCGGCAACGCCTTCACGCGTCTTTCCCATCTTGTTGCGTGGCGCGCAGGATCATCTGTCGGCGGCGAAAAAGAAGGGCAAGAAAGGCTGGGCGATCAGTCTGGAAAAGGAAATCAGCGAGATCATGGGAGGCCTCGGCGCGGCGAAGCCGTTCCCGCCCTCGCTGGATCTCGACGGGCAGGGGCGATTCTTCGTCGGCTTCTATCACCAGCAGGCCGAGCTTTTCACCAAACGCACCCCCGAGATCGAAGCCGTCGACGACACCGAGGAATAG
- the cas5c gene encoding type I-C CRISPR-associated protein Cas5c, giving the protein MTDSTRDFGLKLHVWGERACFTRPEMKVERVSYDVMTPSAARGVVEAIHWKPAIRWIIDRIHVLKPIRFESIRRNEVGSKIAESSVRSAMRSGRLDELVTLVDEDRQQRAATVLRDVAYVIEAHFERTSKWGPQDNDAKHIDMARRRARSGQCFQRPCLGAREFAADFELIEGEPPPAISESRDLGFMLLDIDFSAGSRPVFFRAEMIDGVIEPPRMEDARAKR; this is encoded by the coding sequence TTGACCGATTCGACCCGGGATTTTGGTCTGAAATTGCATGTCTGGGGCGAGCGCGCCTGTTTTACTCGGCCCGAGATGAAAGTGGAGCGCGTCTCCTATGATGTGATGACGCCCTCGGCGGCGCGCGGCGTTGTCGAGGCGATTCATTGGAAGCCGGCGATCCGCTGGATCATCGATCGCATTCATGTGCTGAAGCCCATCCGCTTCGAGAGCATTCGTCGCAACGAGGTGGGCTCCAAGATTGCGGAATCGAGCGTGCGGTCGGCGATGCGCTCTGGGCGGCTCGACGAGCTCGTCACGCTGGTGGACGAGGATCGCCAGCAGCGCGCCGCCACCGTGCTGCGCGACGTGGCCTATGTCATCGAGGCGCATTTCGAGCGCACCAGCAAATGGGGGCCGCAGGACAATGACGCCAAGCACATCGACATGGCCCGTCGACGCGCCCGTTCCGGCCAGTGCTTTCAACGGCCCTGTCTCGGCGCGCGCGAGTTCGCCGCGGATTTCGAGCTGATCGAAGGCGAACCGCCGCCGGCCATTTCCGAAAGCCGCGATCTCGGGTTCATGCTGCTCGATATCGATTTTTCAGCCGGATCCCGCCCGGTGTTCTTCCGCGCCGAAATGATCGACGGCGTCATCGAGCCGCCGCGCATGGAAGATGCGAGGGCGAAGCGATGA
- a CDS encoding CRISPR-associated helicase/endonuclease Cas3, translated as MPIYAHSTDRPDESTWEPLEKHLKQVEDLAEARAGKFGAADYGAKAGWLHDFGKVDPRFQARLRGAKAPFDHAGPGAALARELFGVFAGLLAPIIAGHHTGLMDGTRDGEASVDITPLDERLGYCVGDLEQQKSLWSAEGLTFPAPPSAPPVKPRKESGRDDGSVSAAFCLSFFTRMVFSALVDADFLATEAFYAKYERRNISRGLGEFALADLKRRLDDFLAAKCERARREHPGPLNDARAAILASARASAHTGQGIFTLAVPTGGGKTLASLAFALDHAIAKELDRVIVVIPFTSVVEQTAEVYREAFGDLKGAVLEHHGAFDDTKIRREGDAPEMRDKLKLAQENWDAPIVVTTAAQFFESLFHNKNARCRKLHNIARSVVILDEAQTLPLPVLRPIVLAIDELARNYRTTIVLSTATQPALLERPAESEKSFVGGLRDVRPIIADETPLFQVLKRVEIESIGRQDDAALTERILRQGQALTIVNTRKHARELFALIRREDGARHLSTMMCAAHRSEALDAIRQDLANERPARVISTSLIEAGVDISFPLVLRAEAGLDQIAQAAGRCNREGRRAASESRVLVFEAADGNGHPEMQKRWSATKEVWRRLERGELEGSLLDPPAIEAYFQALFWLKGDAALDEYEILKLLRAYAPKRGQPLQLPMESIARRFKMIDDAMAPLLIGWDETARKEIDALRHAEWVGGVARRLQRYLVNVPPRDRARLIQRRAAEVIQPERFGEQFVVLSDMGLYRADVGLDVSDPAFEEARRLIV; from the coding sequence ATGCCGATTTATGCGCATTCGACAGACCGTCCGGACGAGTCGACCTGGGAACCGCTCGAGAAGCATTTAAAGCAAGTAGAAGATTTGGCGGAAGCCCGGGCGGGCAAGTTCGGCGCTGCGGACTACGGAGCAAAGGCCGGTTGGCTGCATGATTTCGGCAAGGTCGATCCACGGTTCCAGGCCCGGTTGAGAGGGGCCAAGGCGCCCTTCGATCATGCGGGGCCGGGTGCGGCGTTGGCCCGGGAGCTTTTTGGCGTTTTTGCGGGCCTTCTCGCCCCCATCATAGCCGGGCACCATACGGGATTGATGGACGGAACACGGGATGGTGAGGCCAGCGTCGACATCACGCCGCTCGATGAACGGTTGGGATATTGCGTGGGGGATCTGGAGCAGCAGAAATCCCTGTGGTCGGCCGAAGGACTGACATTCCCGGCGCCGCCAAGCGCGCCGCCAGTCAAACCGCGCAAGGAATCGGGCCGCGACGACGGCAGTGTGAGCGCGGCTTTTTGTCTCTCATTCTTCACGCGCATGGTCTTCTCGGCGCTGGTGGACGCGGATTTCCTCGCCACCGAGGCGTTCTACGCAAAATACGAACGCCGGAATATCTCGCGCGGCTTAGGCGAGTTTGCGCTCGCCGATTTGAAGCGAAGGCTCGATGACTTTCTGGCTGCGAAATGCGAGAGGGCGCGCCGCGAGCATCCTGGGCCCTTGAACGACGCCCGCGCCGCGATCCTCGCCTCGGCCCGCGCCAGCGCCCATACCGGCCAGGGGATATTCACTCTCGCCGTGCCGACCGGAGGCGGCAAGACGCTCGCCTCGCTCGCCTTTGCGCTCGATCATGCGATTGCTAAAGAACTCGATCGGGTCATTGTGGTGATACCCTTCACCTCGGTGGTGGAGCAGACGGCGGAGGTCTATCGAGAAGCATTCGGCGATTTGAAAGGCGCCGTGCTGGAGCATCACGGCGCTTTCGACGACACCAAGATCAGGCGCGAGGGCGACGCGCCGGAGATGCGCGACAAGCTGAAGCTAGCGCAGGAGAATTGGGATGCGCCGATCGTGGTGACGACGGCGGCGCAATTCTTCGAGAGCCTCTTCCACAACAAGAACGCGCGCTGCCGCAAGCTGCATAACATCGCTCGATCGGTGGTCATTCTCGATGAGGCGCAAACCTTGCCTCTGCCCGTGCTGAGGCCGATCGTGCTGGCGATCGACGAGCTGGCGCGCAATTACCGAACCACGATCGTGCTGTCGACCGCGACCCAGCCGGCCCTGCTGGAGCGGCCCGCTGAGTCGGAAAAATCCTTTGTCGGCGGCCTGCGCGACGTTCGGCCGATCATCGCCGACGAGACGCCGCTGTTTCAGGTTCTAAAACGCGTGGAGATCGAATCGATCGGCAGGCAGGACGACGCGGCGCTCACCGAACGGATCTTGCGGCAAGGTCAGGCGTTGACCATCGTCAATACGCGCAAGCATGCCCGCGAATTGTTCGCTCTCATCCGCCGCGAGGATGGCGCACGGCATTTGTCCACCATGATGTGCGCAGCGCACCGCTCCGAGGCGCTCGACGCGATCCGGCAGGATTTGGCGAACGAACGGCCGGCGCGCGTGATCTCGACCTCGCTGATCGAGGCGGGCGTCGACATTTCCTTTCCCCTCGTGCTGCGCGCCGAGGCCGGGCTCGACCAGATCGCGCAAGCGGCCGGACGCTGCAATCGCGAGGGCCGGCGAGCCGCGTCGGAGAGCCGCGTTCTGGTGTTCGAAGCGGCAGACGGGAATGGCCATCCCGAGATGCAAAAGCGATGGTCGGCGACCAAGGAGGTCTGGCGCAGGCTGGAACGCGGAGAGCTCGAAGGCTCGCTGCTCGATCCGCCCGCGATCGAGGCCTATTTCCAGGCGCTCTTCTGGCTGAAGGGAGACGCCGCGCTCGACGAATACGAGATATTGAAGCTGTTGCGGGCCTATGCGCCAAAACGAGGGCAGCCGTTGCAATTGCCGATGGAATCGATCGCGCGGCGGTTCAAGATGATCGACGACGCAATGGCGCCCTTGCTGATCGGCTGGGACGAGACGGCGCGAAAGGAGATCGACGCGCTTCGTCATGCGGAATGGGTGGGCGGTGTTGCGCGCCGGCTGCAACGCTATCTGGTGAACGTGCCGCCGCGGGATCGCGCCAGGCTGATCCAGCGACGAGCCGCCGAAGTGATCCAGCCCGAGCGCTTCGGCGAGCAGTTCGTCGTGCTGTCGGATATGGGCCTCTACCGCGCCGACGTCGGGCTCGACGTGTCGGACCCGGCGTTCGAGGAGGCAAGGCGTTTGATTGTTTGA